From Rhizobium favelukesii, the proteins below share one genomic window:
- a CDS encoding LysE family translocator, with protein MLDYSLAHWIAFLTAAVLLNLSPGPDMAFILGHTLKSGTRTGFAALFGIWTGASLHVAMAAFGLSAILAASALAFSIVKWVGAIYLIWLGIQALRSKGDGGLVNAAKDVLPWSRVYRQGILVSLLNPKVAIFFLAFLPQFVVDAAGPTWLQLAVHGVLIIAVAAFIEPPLILAGGRLADLIKRKRSIGLWLDRGLGALLLALGVRLALTTR; from the coding sequence ATGCTGGACTATTCCCTCGCGCACTGGATCGCGTTTTTGACCGCGGCAGTCCTGCTCAACCTGTCACCGGGTCCCGACATGGCCTTCATTCTCGGCCACACCCTCAAAAGCGGGACAAGGACCGGCTTTGCCGCACTCTTCGGCATCTGGACCGGCGCCAGCCTGCATGTGGCCATGGCGGCATTCGGTCTCTCCGCGATCCTCGCCGCCTCTGCGCTGGCCTTTTCGATCGTGAAATGGGTCGGTGCAATCTACCTCATCTGGCTCGGCATTCAGGCCCTGCGCTCGAAAGGCGATGGCGGTCTGGTCAATGCGGCGAAGGACGTCCTGCCCTGGAGCCGCGTCTACAGACAGGGCATCCTGGTTTCGCTTCTGAACCCGAAAGTCGCGATCTTCTTCCTCGCCTTCCTGCCGCAATTCGTGGTCGACGCCGCCGGACCGACCTGGCTGCAGCTGGCGGTCCATGGCGTGCTCATCATCGCCGTTGCCGCCTTCATCGAGCCGCCGCTTATTCTGGCGGGAGGCCGCCTTGCCGATCTCATCAAGCGCAAGAGAAGCATCGGCCTCTGGCTCGACCGCGGTCTTGGCGCGCTGCTGCTGGCGCTCGGCGTGCGACTGGCCCTGACGACGCGCTGA
- the alr gene encoding alanine racemase, which produces MTDFIDSFEDEDPFDSAGLRLTVDLTALTENWKDMARRSAKARAAAVVKADAYGTGIEDSGEALYMAGARDFFVATVDEGVTLRPYAPDARIFVLSGIWPGTERRLFENDLVPVISSEEQLAFWMAVLAEYGDYPCALNVDTGFNRLGLSMDEAIALADDVSRPASFAPVLVMSHLACSDDHSSEMNRQQLESFRQVSAAYEGIDSSLAASAGIFLGSDYHFDLTRPGIALYGGESVNDMVNPMRPVVSAEARIIQVRTVKEGESVGYGRATRLTRDSRLAIVSAGYADGYLRSQSSAGVPLRQTVPRGGQGFVAGRKVPVAGRISMDLTIFDVTDLPENAVRAGDYVELFGKNVLVDDVARSAGTIGYEILTSIGLRHERRYLHEED; this is translated from the coding sequence ATGACTGATTTTATTGATAGTTTCGAAGACGAAGATCCATTCGATTCCGCCGGCCTGCGCCTGACCGTCGATCTGACGGCGTTGACGGAAAACTGGAAGGACATGGCGCGACGCTCGGCAAAGGCGCGGGCCGCCGCGGTCGTGAAGGCGGACGCCTATGGCACCGGCATCGAAGACTCCGGCGAAGCGCTCTACATGGCCGGCGCACGTGATTTCTTCGTGGCCACCGTCGATGAAGGCGTGACGCTGCGGCCCTACGCGCCGGACGCACGCATTTTCGTCCTCTCCGGCATCTGGCCCGGCACTGAGCGGCGGCTCTTCGAAAACGACCTCGTGCCGGTGATCTCGTCGGAAGAGCAACTCGCCTTCTGGATGGCGGTTCTTGCCGAATACGGCGATTACCCCTGCGCGCTCAATGTCGATACGGGCTTCAACAGGCTGGGCCTTTCCATGGACGAGGCGATCGCGCTTGCCGACGACGTTTCGCGCCCGGCAAGTTTTGCGCCGGTGCTCGTCATGAGTCATCTGGCCTGCAGCGACGACCATTCGTCGGAGATGAACCGGCAACAGCTTGAATCATTTCGACAGGTTAGCGCCGCCTATGAAGGTATCGATTCAAGCCTTGCAGCGTCGGCTGGCATCTTCCTCGGCAGCGACTATCACTTTGATCTCACGCGTCCCGGTATTGCGCTCTACGGCGGCGAATCCGTCAACGACATGGTGAACCCGATGCGGCCGGTGGTGAGCGCCGAGGCGCGGATCATTCAGGTTCGCACGGTGAAAGAGGGCGAATCCGTCGGCTATGGCCGCGCCACGCGACTGACCCGCGACAGCAGGCTCGCCATCGTGTCGGCCGGCTATGCCGACGGGTACCTGCGCAGCCAGTCGAGCGCTGGCGTGCCGCTGCGTCAGACCGTGCCGCGGGGAGGACAGGGCTTCGTGGCCGGGCGGAAGGTCCCGGTTGCGGGGCGCATCAGCATGGACCTGACCATTTTCGACGTTACGGATCTTCCCGAAAACGCAGTGCGTGCAGGCGATTACGTGGAACTGTTCGGGAAGAACGTGCTCGTCGACGACGTCGCGCGCTCGGCCGGCACGATCGGCTATGAGATCCTGACCAGCATCGGCCTACGCCACGAGCGGCGCTACCTGCATGAGGAAGACTAA
- a CDS encoding AraC family transcriptional regulator, translated as MPLAGIERARFWRDRRFRNMECLSASFLTHEYAPHAHDTFSIGAIESGTQIATMKGVREETGAGDLYLIDPGVVHDGVPGGEGYRYRMIYPDAKLFVDILEDVTGRAFNGTPSFPKELLNDPEMAAAFHSAHRVLESGAGALESEEGMFRVLAAIFQRYGSTIVVPVDTKERSAVGRARDYLTDNFDSDIGLDELAEVAALSRAHLIRAFRREYHITPHAFLTDERVREARKLLRAGQAPADVAIQCGFADQAHFTRHFKARTGVTPGQYRAG; from the coding sequence ATGCCGCTCGCAGGCATCGAACGGGCGCGCTTCTGGCGTGACCGGCGATTCCGCAACATGGAATGCCTGAGCGCAAGCTTCCTGACGCATGAGTATGCGCCTCATGCCCACGACACCTTCTCGATTGGCGCGATCGAAAGCGGCACGCAGATCGCAACGATGAAGGGCGTCCGGGAGGAGACCGGCGCAGGCGATCTCTATCTCATCGACCCAGGCGTCGTGCATGACGGCGTTCCGGGCGGCGAGGGGTATCGCTATCGAATGATCTATCCCGATGCCAAACTCTTCGTCGACATCCTCGAAGACGTGACCGGCAGGGCTTTCAACGGCACGCCGTCCTTCCCGAAGGAGCTTCTCAACGATCCCGAGATGGCGGCTGCCTTCCATTCCGCTCATCGCGTGCTGGAGAGCGGTGCGGGAGCACTGGAATCGGAGGAGGGGATGTTTCGCGTGCTCGCGGCGATCTTCCAGCGTTACGGCAGCACGATCGTCGTGCCGGTGGATACGAAGGAGCGTAGCGCGGTTGGCCGCGCTCGCGATTATCTGACCGATAATTTCGACAGCGACATCGGGCTTGATGAATTGGCTGAAGTCGCGGCTTTGAGCCGCGCGCATCTCATCCGGGCGTTCCGGCGCGAGTATCACATCACCCCGCATGCCTTTCTGACCGACGAGCGGGTGCGCGAGGCGCGCAAGCTATTGCGGGCAGGGCAGGCGCCTGCCGACGTGGCGATCCAGTGTGGCTTCGCCGACCAGGCGCATTTCACCCGCCACTTCAAAGCGCGTACCGGCGTCACGCCGGGACAGTATCGCGCGGGGTGA
- a CDS encoding AzlC family ABC transporter permease: MPTQRRPIGDFLAGARAILPLVVAVIPIGLVFGAVSATKGLSPLEATLMSALVFAGGSQFVAMDLWTHPASWAGIGFAALLVNIRHVLMSASLGTKMQSFSGVRKYAAMLFLADEIWAIAEFRAGVARLTPSWFAGIAMPFYVAWVGATLMGASLGAFFGDPAALGLDFAFPAVFVVLVMGFWKGRETGSVLAASALAAVLVHQFVPGVWYIAAGALAGLAAALWTGKAKAVTA; encoded by the coding sequence ATGCCTACGCAAAGGCGACCGATCGGCGATTTTCTTGCCGGAGCGAGAGCAATCCTGCCTCTCGTCGTCGCCGTCATTCCGATCGGTCTCGTCTTCGGCGCAGTGTCGGCCACGAAAGGCCTGTCTCCTCTTGAGGCGACCCTGATGAGTGCACTGGTCTTTGCCGGTGGCTCGCAATTCGTTGCCATGGATCTCTGGACGCACCCGGCAAGCTGGGCGGGCATCGGCTTTGCCGCGCTGCTCGTCAATATCCGCCACGTCCTGATGAGCGCGTCCCTCGGCACGAAGATGCAATCGTTCTCGGGCGTGCGGAAATATGCGGCCATGCTGTTCCTGGCCGATGAGATATGGGCGATCGCCGAATTCCGAGCAGGCGTGGCGCGGCTGACGCCTTCGTGGTTTGCCGGCATCGCCATGCCGTTCTATGTGGCTTGGGTCGGCGCCACGCTGATGGGCGCCTCGCTCGGCGCCTTCTTCGGCGATCCGGCTGCCCTCGGGCTCGACTTCGCCTTTCCGGCGGTTTTCGTGGTGCTGGTGATGGGATTCTGGAAGGGGCGCGAGACGGGATCGGTGCTGGCTGCGAGCGCTCTGGCGGCCGTTCTCGTTCACCAGTTCGTGCCTGGCGTCTGGTACATCGCCGCCGGCGCGCTCGCCGGACTTGCCGCGGCGCTGTGGACGGGCAAGGCGAAGGCGGTCACGGCATGA
- a CDS encoding AzlD family protein, whose protein sequence is MTLEINTLLAILAMAAATVLTRMSGLLLIRHVEMTEQTRTAIEAIPPAVLMAVIAPTAFATGWAETAACLVTALAARRLPMLASVAVGVATVAVLRAAGL, encoded by the coding sequence ATGACCCTGGAGATAAACACGCTTCTTGCGATCCTCGCCATGGCTGCTGCAACGGTGCTGACACGGATGAGCGGCCTGCTTCTCATTCGCCATGTCGAGATGACCGAGCAGACCCGAACGGCCATCGAGGCTATCCCGCCGGCGGTCCTAATGGCGGTGATCGCACCCACTGCCTTTGCGACAGGCTGGGCCGAAACGGCTGCCTGCCTCGTGACGGCGCTCGCAGCGCGCCGCCTGCCGATGCTTGCAAGTGTTGCCGTCGGCGTGGCAACCGTTGCCGTCCTGCGAGCTGCCGGCCTGTAG
- a CDS encoding replicative DNA helicase, translating into MNDVARKIAAVAPAEQHYREAPNNIEAEQALLGAILMNNDAYYRVSDFLKPIHLYEPLHRKIFEVAGDIIRMGKIANPVTIKTFLKAEEKVGDMTVSEYLARLAREAVTIINAEDYGRAIYDLALRRALITIGEDVVNIAYDAPLDMPPQTQIEDTERRLFELAENGRYDGGFQAFNDAVALAIDMAAVAKERDGGLSGISTGIHSLDSKMGGLQRSDLIVLAGRPGMGKTSLATNIAYNIAAAYEGEVQADGSMKAKNGGVVGFYSLEMSSEQLATRIISEQTEVSSSKIRRGDINDADFEKLVACSMMMQKVPLYIDQTGGISIAQLSARARRLKRQRGLDCLVVDYIQLMTGSGKSGENRVQEITQITTGLKALGKELNVPIIALSQLSRQVESRDDKRPQLSDLRESGSIEQDADVVLFVFREEYYVKNSEPRDIADPKYPEWEALFDKVKGTADVIIAKQRHGPTGTVKLAFQSEFTRFADLADPSFIQYEEH; encoded by the coding sequence ATGAACGACGTCGCTCGAAAGATTGCCGCCGTTGCTCCAGCGGAGCAGCACTATCGGGAAGCCCCCAACAATATCGAAGCCGAACAGGCGCTTCTCGGCGCGATCCTGATGAACAACGACGCCTACTACCGGGTGTCGGACTTCCTGAAGCCGATCCATCTCTACGAACCGCTGCACCGCAAGATCTTCGAAGTCGCGGGCGACATCATCCGTATGGGCAAGATCGCCAATCCGGTGACGATCAAGACCTTCCTCAAGGCTGAGGAAAAGGTCGGCGACATGACGGTCTCCGAATACCTCGCTCGGCTCGCCCGCGAAGCCGTGACCATCATCAACGCCGAAGACTACGGTCGGGCGATCTATGATCTGGCGCTCCGCCGCGCACTCATCACAATCGGTGAAGACGTCGTCAACATCGCTTATGATGCACCGCTGGACATGCCGCCGCAGACACAGATCGAGGACACTGAGCGCCGTCTGTTCGAACTCGCCGAAAACGGTCGCTACGACGGCGGTTTCCAGGCGTTCAACGACGCGGTCGCGCTGGCGATCGACATGGCGGCCGTGGCCAAGGAACGCGACGGTGGCCTTTCCGGCATTTCCACCGGCATCCACTCGCTCGACTCGAAGATGGGCGGCCTGCAGCGCTCCGACTTGATCGTACTTGCCGGACGTCCCGGCATGGGCAAGACCTCGCTTGCAACCAACATCGCCTACAACATCGCCGCCGCCTATGAGGGCGAAGTGCAGGCGGACGGCAGCATGAAGGCGAAGAACGGCGGCGTCGTCGGCTTCTACTCGCTCGAAATGTCGTCCGAACAGCTCGCCACGCGTATCATCTCCGAACAGACGGAAGTCTCGTCCTCGAAGATCCGCCGCGGCGACATCAACGATGCCGACTTCGAAAAGCTCGTCGCCTGCTCGATGATGATGCAGAAGGTGCCGCTCTATATCGACCAGACAGGTGGTATCTCGATCGCCCAGCTTTCTGCTCGCGCCCGCCGATTGAAGCGCCAGCGCGGCCTCGATTGCCTGGTGGTGGACTATATTCAGCTGATGACAGGCTCGGGCAAGTCTGGCGAAAACCGCGTGCAGGAAATCACCCAGATCACCACCGGCCTGAAGGCGCTCGGCAAGGAACTGAACGTTCCGATCATCGCGCTTTCCCAGCTGTCGCGTCAGGTGGAAAGCCGCGACGACAAGCGCCCACAGCTTTCCGACCTTCGTGAATCGGGCTCGATCGAGCAGGACGCCGACGTGGTGCTGTTCGTGTTCCGCGAGGAATATTACGTCAAGAACAGTGAACCGCGCGATATCGCCGATCCGAAGTACCCGGAATGGGAAGCCCTGTTCGACAAGGTAAAGGGCACCGCCGACGTCATCATTGCCAAGCAGCGCCACGGACCGACCGGCACGGTGAAGCTTGCCTTCCAGTCTGAGTTCACGCGCTTTGCGGATCTCGCCGATCCCTCCTTCATCCAATACGAAGAGCACTGA
- a CDS encoding MarR family winged helix-turn-helix transcriptional regulator: MGNPVLGRELIEDLAAFNRKLRAVFDKIVRERNMTLPRARVFFTLNKKDGINQRELAERLELETPTLVRILDAMEGQGFVQRRVAGSDRRAKEIYITDTGKVVAGEIDDIAVKVRAQVIAGIPENDLKTTLEVIRAMQANLQGIRGI, from the coding sequence ATGGGAAATCCCGTTCTCGGGCGCGAGCTTATCGAAGACCTTGCCGCTTTCAATCGCAAGCTCAGAGCCGTCTTCGACAAGATAGTGCGGGAGCGCAACATGACGTTGCCGCGCGCCCGTGTCTTCTTCACGCTCAACAAAAAGGACGGAATCAACCAGCGTGAACTTGCCGAACGGCTGGAGCTGGAGACGCCAACGCTCGTCAGAATTCTAGATGCGATGGAAGGGCAAGGTTTCGTCCAGCGGCGTGTGGCCGGCTCCGATCGTCGCGCCAAGGAAATCTATATCACCGACACCGGCAAGGTCGTGGCCGGCGAGATTGATGACATCGCCGTGAAAGTGCGCGCACAGGTCATCGCCGGTATTCCCGAAAATGATCTGAAGACTACTTTGGAAGTGATCCGGGCCATGCAAGCCAACCTGCAGGGCATTCGCGGAATTTGA
- a CDS encoding MFS transporter translates to MSLAETANDNVAPRPAEEAKPDTQQTPSPPPAAGVPMPVWKMPLYMAASVLLFLTQGLGMNLLTANIYQLQGSFSATTTEVSWLSAAYMAPYASMSIALFKIRTQYGLRRFAELGIICFVVAAVLNLLVTDLHSAIVVRTLSGMAAAPLSTLGFLYMLEPFPQEKKLSLGISLALMCTLFASPVARIVSPSLLQFGGYEALYMFEMGLALIVFPIIYLLPLTAPPRANVIQLHDILSYLLLAVGFGCLAVVLTLGRLYWWFEAPWIGVLLAISVGSIALMLVIELPRNSPLIDFRWLFSGANMRMAGVLLLFRFVSSEQSSSAASFYQQLGLLNDQTVTLYAVILLASLAGGLFCAFLMTTRYVETAHVFALALIAGGAFLDSQSTSLTRPPQMYLSQAMVATGAAMFLPPVMAKGFKAAISRGMPYIVNFLVIFVFTQSIGSLFASAMLGTFVTIREKFHSNVLVEHILLQDPIVAQRISQLSAAYGKVLGDKMLLNAEGLVLLAQQVSREAYILAYNDTFLVIGYSSVFGLIVILFHQAWRRLARARTSQPDATPAPS, encoded by the coding sequence ATGAGCCTCGCCGAGACCGCCAACGACAATGTGGCGCCACGGCCCGCCGAAGAGGCGAAGCCGGACACGCAACAGACGCCGTCGCCGCCACCGGCGGCGGGCGTGCCGATGCCGGTCTGGAAAATGCCGCTCTACATGGCGGCGTCGGTCCTGCTTTTTCTGACCCAGGGCCTCGGCATGAACCTGCTGACCGCCAACATCTATCAGCTGCAGGGCTCGTTTTCCGCGACCACCACTGAAGTCTCCTGGCTCTCGGCGGCCTATATGGCACCTTATGCCAGCATGTCGATTGCCCTCTTCAAGATCCGTACACAATACGGTCTTCGCCGTTTCGCTGAACTCGGCATTATCTGTTTCGTCGTTGCGGCGGTGCTCAATCTCCTTGTCACGGACCTGCATTCCGCGATCGTCGTGCGCACCCTGAGCGGCATGGCCGCCGCGCCGCTCTCGACGCTCGGCTTTCTATACATGCTGGAGCCTTTCCCTCAGGAAAAAAAGCTCTCGCTCGGGATTAGCCTCGCCCTGATGTGCACGCTGTTTGCGTCGCCCGTCGCGCGCATCGTCTCGCCATCGCTGCTTCAGTTCGGCGGGTACGAGGCGCTCTACATGTTCGAGATGGGGCTCGCCCTGATCGTTTTTCCGATCATCTATTTGCTGCCGCTCACGGCACCGCCTCGGGCCAATGTCATCCAGCTGCATGACATTCTGAGCTATCTATTGCTCGCTGTCGGCTTCGGCTGCCTGGCTGTCGTGCTGACGCTCGGCCGACTTTATTGGTGGTTCGAGGCGCCCTGGATCGGCGTTCTGTTGGCCATATCGGTCGGCTCCATCGCTTTGATGCTGGTGATCGAATTGCCGCGCAACAGTCCCCTGATCGATTTCCGCTGGCTGTTTTCGGGGGCCAATATGCGCATGGCGGGCGTCCTGCTGCTCTTCCGTTTCGTTTCTTCCGAGCAATCGTCCTCCGCTGCCAGCTTCTACCAGCAGTTGGGATTGTTGAACGACCAGACCGTAACGCTCTATGCGGTCATCCTCCTTGCTTCCCTGGCTGGCGGGCTTTTCTGTGCATTTCTGATGACGACGCGTTACGTTGAGACCGCCCACGTATTTGCACTCGCTCTCATCGCAGGCGGCGCCTTTCTGGACAGCCAGTCGACGAGCCTGACCAGACCGCCTCAGATGTATCTGAGCCAGGCGATGGTCGCCACCGGTGCAGCGATGTTCCTGCCGCCGGTCATGGCGAAGGGCTTCAAGGCCGCGATCTCCCGCGGCATGCCGTATATCGTCAACTTCCTTGTGATCTTCGTCTTCACTCAGAGCATTGGCTCGCTGTTTGCCTCGGCGATGCTCGGAACGTTCGTGACCATCCGGGAGAAGTTCCACTCGAACGTGCTCGTCGAGCACATCCTGCTGCAGGATCCGATCGTGGCGCAGCGCATCTCACAGCTGAGCGCGGCATACGGCAAGGTGCTTGGCGACAAGATGCTGCTCAACGCTGAAGGTCTGGTGCTGCTCGCCCAGCAGGTCAGCCGCGAGGCCTATATTCTCGCATACAACGACACCTTCCTCGTCATCGGCTACTCCTCTGTCTTTGGCCTGATCGTCATTCTTTTCCATCAAGCGTGGCGCCGGCTGGCCCGGGCCAGGACAAGCCAGCCCGATGCAACCCCCGCTCCATCGTGA
- a CDS encoding HlyD family secretion protein, producing the protein MLKLLRSPSTVIAVLAGIAGVFLVLYAWRLPPFVTSVETTDNAYVRGYVTIMSPQVSGYVVDVPVKDYQQVKQGDTLAQIDDRIYAQRLAQARAALDGQKASLENSRQSELSAKASIASSQAQIDSANASLTRAQQAWDRVSNLSNRGIASQSETEAAQATLDQAKAALNQAKAALEVSEQNLATIIVNRSLLEANVSSAEAAVHLAEIDLQNTKIVAPRDGHLGEVGVRVGQYATAGTQLMAVVPEDVWVVANFKETQLYGMQVGQPVTITVDALGKQRLKGFIERFSPAAGSEFAVIKADNATGNFVKIAQRVGVRIGFDADQPAVKDLGPGLSVVVDVDKNAPPQQNTAAK; encoded by the coding sequence ATGTTGAAGCTCCTTCGGTCCCCCTCGACCGTCATCGCAGTGCTCGCCGGCATCGCCGGCGTCTTCCTCGTTCTCTATGCATGGCGCCTGCCGCCGTTCGTCACGTCAGTAGAGACGACCGACAATGCTTATGTTCGAGGCTATGTCACGATCATGAGCCCGCAGGTGAGCGGCTATGTCGTCGATGTTCCCGTGAAGGACTATCAGCAGGTCAAACAGGGCGATACGCTTGCCCAGATCGACGACCGCATCTACGCCCAGAGGCTTGCCCAGGCGCGTGCGGCGCTCGACGGGCAGAAGGCGTCGCTGGAGAATTCGCGCCAGTCGGAACTCTCGGCAAAGGCGAGCATCGCCTCCAGCCAGGCGCAGATCGATAGCGCGAATGCATCGCTGACGCGTGCGCAGCAGGCCTGGGATCGCGTCAGCAATCTCAGCAACCGCGGCATTGCATCGCAAAGTGAGACTGAAGCCGCGCAGGCGACACTTGACCAGGCCAAGGCTGCGCTGAACCAGGCAAAGGCCGCGCTGGAAGTTTCCGAGCAAAACCTTGCAACGATCATCGTCAATCGCTCGCTGCTGGAAGCCAATGTTTCAAGCGCGGAAGCCGCGGTGCACCTCGCGGAAATAGACCTGCAGAACACCAAGATCGTCGCGCCGCGCGACGGTCATCTCGGCGAAGTCGGCGTACGCGTCGGGCAGTATGCGACGGCGGGAACACAGCTCATGGCTGTTGTGCCGGAGGATGTTTGGGTCGTCGCGAATTTCAAGGAGACACAGCTCTATGGCATGCAGGTCGGGCAGCCGGTGACCATCACGGTCGATGCGCTTGGCAAGCAGCGCCTGAAGGGATTCATCGAGCGCTTCTCGCCCGCCGCCGGGTCGGAATTCGCGGTCATCAAGGCGGACAATGCGACGGGCAATTTCGTGAAGATCGCGCAGCGTGTCGGTGTGCGCATCGGCTTCGATGCCGACCAGCCGGCGGTAAAGGATCTGGGCCCCGGGCTCTCGGTCGTCGTCGACGTCGACAAGAACGCTCCGCCGCAGCAGAACACAGCCGCCAAATAA
- the rplI gene encoding 50S ribosomal protein L9, whose translation MEVILLERISRLGQMGETVKVRDGFARNYLLPLGKALRANEANKKRFESERSTLEARNLERKSEAQKVADALDGKSFIVVRSAGETGQMYGSVAARDVVEILAAEGFNIGRNQVHLNTPIKSIGLHKVELQLHAEVEIHVELNVARSAEEAGRQSKGETLTSVDAIYGVDEDALRPEDFFDPEADLEGDEA comes from the coding sequence ATGGAAGTCATTCTTCTTGAACGCATCTCCAGGCTCGGCCAGATGGGCGAAACCGTAAAGGTTCGCGACGGCTTCGCTCGCAACTACCTCCTGCCGCTCGGCAAGGCGCTTCGCGCCAACGAAGCCAACAAGAAGCGTTTCGAATCCGAGCGTTCAACGCTCGAAGCTCGTAACCTCGAGCGCAAGTCGGAAGCACAGAAGGTTGCTGACGCCCTCGACGGCAAGTCGTTCATCGTCGTCCGCTCGGCTGGCGAAACCGGCCAGATGTACGGCTCGGTCGCTGCTCGCGACGTCGTTGAAATTCTCGCTGCAGAAGGCTTCAACATCGGCCGCAACCAGGTTCATCTGAACACCCCGATAAAGTCGATCGGCCTGCACAAGGTTGAGCTGCAGCTCCACGCTGAAGTCGAAATCCACGTCGAGCTCAACGTTGCTCGTTCGGCTGAGGAAGCTGGCCGTCAGTCCAAGGGTGAAACCCTCACCTCCGTTGACGCCATCTACGGCGTTGACGAAGACGCTCTTCGTCCGGAAGACTTCTTCGATCCGGAAGCTGACCTCGAAGGCGACGAAGCTTAA
- a CDS encoding membrane protein: protein MKQLNAKTLGIGALAGLTAALLVLGASMQPSFSAVLYAASALPILLVGLGWGNMAAISAIVTAATVGAIAISPSFALMMTLVTLLPAGWLSHLANLARPASELGGPDHLIAWYPLSDILLHLCGLVTIAVIVVGLMIGYGPDLIDRLVDVMFGSLAQQQPEFSPDPAVTAQTKSLVLLMLPAIQGGMWVVMLFAAYYIATRIVSASGRGLRPREDIPSALRMNRNSIFVFLVGLAATFFGGMPAMIGATVVGTFGAGFLLSGFAALHFRTRGRDWRLPALILCYLASLILMVPAFFILVVGLSDTRKAIALTPHKDVDAPKQTDTKI, encoded by the coding sequence GTGAAGCAACTGAACGCAAAAACGCTAGGCATCGGCGCGCTCGCCGGATTGACCGCCGCACTTCTGGTGCTTGGCGCCAGCATGCAGCCGTCGTTCAGTGCCGTTCTCTATGCTGCATCCGCACTTCCCATTCTTCTTGTCGGCCTCGGCTGGGGCAACATGGCGGCCATCTCTGCCATCGTCACCGCGGCTACAGTTGGCGCGATCGCCATCTCGCCGTCCTTCGCGCTGATGATGACGCTGGTCACGCTGCTGCCGGCCGGCTGGCTCAGCCACCTTGCAAACCTTGCCCGCCCGGCCTCCGAACTCGGCGGTCCCGATCATCTGATAGCCTGGTATCCGCTTTCGGACATTCTGCTGCACCTCTGCGGCCTGGTGACGATCGCCGTCATCGTCGTCGGACTGATGATCGGCTACGGCCCAGATCTCATCGATCGGCTCGTGGACGTGATGTTCGGCTCGCTTGCACAGCAGCAGCCCGAGTTTTCGCCCGATCCGGCGGTAACGGCGCAGACCAAATCCCTCGTTCTGCTCATGCTGCCCGCCATTCAGGGCGGCATGTGGGTGGTGATGCTGTTTGCCGCCTATTACATCGCGACCCGGATCGTCAGCGCATCCGGCCGCGGCCTGCGTCCACGCGAGGATATCCCCTCGGCGCTGCGCATGAACCGCAATTCGATCTTCGTTTTTCTCGTCGGTCTTGCCGCCACCTTCTTCGGTGGCATGCCGGCCATGATCGGAGCAACCGTCGTCGGCACCTTCGGCGCCGGCTTCCTGCTTTCCGGCTTCGCCGCGCTGCACTTCCGCACGCGCGGCAGGGATTGGCGCCTGCCGGCGCTCATCCTCTGCTACCTGGCATCGCTCATCCTGATGGTGCCAGCCTTTTTCATCCTCGTGGTGGGCTTGAGCGATACCCGCAAGGCCATCGCACTGACCCCGCACAAGGATGTCGATGCCCCCAAACAGACAGACACGAAAATCTAG
- the rpsR gene encoding 30S ribosomal protein S18 gives MSEASSAPVRRPFHRRRKTCPFSGANAPRIDYKDVRLLQRYISERGKIVPSRITAVSQKKQRELAQAIKRARFLGLLPYVVA, from the coding sequence ATGTCTGAAGCTTCCTCCGCTCCGGTCCGTCGCCCGTTCCATCGTCGTCGCAAGACGTGCCCGTTCTCCGGCGCAAACGCTCCGCGCATCGACTACAAGGACGTCCGTCTCCTGCAGCGCTACATTTCCGAGCGCGGCAAGATCGTTCCTTCCCGTATCACGGCTGTTTCGCAGAAGAAGCAGCGCGAACTCGCTCAGGCGATCAAGCGTGCTCGTTTCCTCGGCCTGCTGCCGTATGTCGTCGCTTAG